gatgtagtgtatatggatttcagccagGCATTTGAgaagttaccccatgcaaggcttattgagaaagtaaggaggcatgggatccaaggggatattgctttgtggatccagaactggcttgcccacagaaagcaaagagtggttgtagatggctcatattctgcatggaggtcggtcaccagtggtgtgcctgagggatctgttctgagacccctactctttgtgatttttataaatgacctggatgaggaagtggagggatgggttagtaaatttaccgatgacacaaaggttggaggtgttgtggatagtatagagggctgtcagagattacagcaggatatcgatagaatgcaaaactgggctgagaagtggtcgaTGGACTTCAacacagttaagtgtgaggtggttcattttggtaggtcaaatatgatggcagaatatagtattaatggtaagactcttggcagtgtggaggatcagggggatcttgggatccaagtccataggacactcaaagttgctgcacaggttgactctgttgttaagaagctgtatagtgtattggccttcatcaacaatgGGAATGAGTTCCAGaaacgagaggtaatgttacagctataaaggaccctggtcagaccccacttggaatactgtgcttctggtcacctcactacaaggaggatgtggaaactatagaaagggtgcagaggagatttacaaggatgttgcctggattgggaagcatgccttacgagaataggttgagtgaactctgccttttctccttggaatgatggaagatgacatgatagaggtgtataagatgatgagaggcgttgatcgtgtggatagtcagaggcttttccgagggctgaaatggctaaaatgtgagggcacaattttaaggtgcttgtaagtaggtgcagaggaaatCTCAAGGCAAAGTATTTTTATGCAAAGTGtttagtgtgtggaatgggctaccagcgacagtgctggaggcagatacgatagggtcttttaagagactcctggataggcacatggagcttagaaagatagagggctatgggtaatcctaggtaatttctaaagtaagtacatgttcagcacagcattatggactgaagggcctgtattgtgctgtaggttttctatgtttctatattctatgtagaAAGTAAAGTCAGCTGGTGTGCTTGTGTGCAGCAATATAACATTGTTGTAGACATTTAGTTTCCAGCTTCAAGCCTTAACATGTAAATAATTCAAGTGAGCTGCCTTGCAAAGAAACCACCATCTGCATATTTTTTGTAGTTTAATGCCTTTATGAAGACATTACAAATTAGAAAAAAAgaattttatttttcttcagtATATTTGAAGATCATTGAAATTTTGGCTTTGCATATTTTGGATGGCTTTTTGCCatcaattattttctttctttttctgaaACCACTCTTATGGAATCTCATTTACCTACGGTTTCTGTGTGAACTGTTGAGAAAACACAGTGGCAATGGACAGCAGTGTTGATTTATCACTGGACTGTTGCCTGTTCTAAGTGTAATTGTTAAGTAGGAAGAGCTTAACAAAGCTTTGTGAAGCTTGGTGTTTATGACCGTATGGGATACACTGTAGAGTACCTGTTAGTTGTTACCATAAAGCTCTTTGCTATCAGAAGtttgggttcaattcttgccattTTCTGCAATGATAtgttacattctccctgtgaccacgtgatcTGGTTtctacccacattccaaagacatgtaggttagggttagtaagttttgggcatgctatgttggcatggtGACCCTTGTGGGCGGCCCCCAGTACATCCTCTGACAACATTAGCTGTTGACACAAACAACTCATATTCACTGCATACGTCAATTTTTTTATGtccatatgacaaataaagctactctttcaatctttaaaatctttaaatctttacaATATGTTAAATGAATGGACAGGTTTTTTAAAGGGAACAAAATCCTGGAAGCTGCAAGAGAAGGTAGATATCATCAGGGCTTATGAGATACAAGATCAAATATGAAATGCCTTTTGTAAAGGTATTACACAGAAACTTATGAAAGAATTAATGAATAATggccatgcattttggtagtagcGATACATGTgccaactattttctaaatggggagaaaatccaggaatctgagatgtggAGAGTCGTGGGGGTttctgtgcagaacaccctgaaggttaacttgcaggtgggtcggtggtaaggaaggcaaatgccatgctaGCATTCATTGAATGAACgatacattcatttcaagaggcaaATGCCATGCTAGCATTCACTGTATCGAGTCTGTTGTTATAAAATGCTTGATCTACTTTTTTCTTCTGATAAGATGGCGGCACGCTCAgatgcagcagccactccgggtCCAATCAAAGGTGTATTTGTTTTGTCTTGTATGTCTTTTTTATTATTGTAAGTCACTGCTTGATactaagaacatcaagtactgcgGAACTgtcccatcagcaagttgcttgaTAGCAATGGAGCTGGACTGTTGTTATGTTGTTGCCTGGACTTCTTGCGTACCATTGTGCTGAGATGATACACAATCTAACAAACCGAGTGAGTGAtgagatgagggaaaacttcttcacacagagagtggtgaatcggtggaattctctgccacaggaaacagttgaggccggttcattggctatatttaagaggaagttagatatggcccttgtggctaaggggatcagggggtatggagggaaagcaggtataaggttctgagttggatgatcagccatgatcatactgaatggcagtgcaggctcaaagggccgaatggcctactcctgcacctattttctaagtttctatgtttctataagtacatggataggagagattTAGAGGGCCAGTGACCAAGTAAGGGGAGATGGGACCAGCTCCCTGACAATgcagtcagcatggacaagttgacTCTATAACTCTAAATTTAAACTGTTGGCAAGTTGTCACTGCAGCCCTCTGATGATTAGGATTGACTCTATGACCAGTGGTGCTTTTGTGTCAATGTCATTTAGATCTTTTCCTGAGACCTTCTATGCCCTGCTGATGAACGGTGCATTGTAATGTATAATCGCCAGAAATCCTAGCACTGTGCAGGAGCTCTCTGACATTCCTCTTGTTTCCCTGTTTTGGGTGCACCATTTTAGGAATGGCATGATAAGTTGCAAGACAAGTCATATGCACAATTATGGTGAGGTACAACAAACAAAAGCTCGTAACAGCATCTCAGGAATATAGATTAAGACAACAAACAGAACATAAATTACATGCAGCAGTAAAGAAATTACTGCAAAACAAGATACCAGTGcacaataaaaacacaattaGAGATAAGTCCATGGTAGTGCAAGAGATGTTCTGTAGTGCTCCATTGCTAAAGTACAATTAGGGCTGTGCAGGTTGATTGAAGAGCCTGTAGGAATGTAGCTGTTCCAAGTGGGAGTACTATGGAGGTAGCTTTTGCCACAAATATCGGTGCTTTATGCTAACAGACTTGCTCTCTGTCTCCGTTCCGACTCCTGATGTTGTAGTATGTGTTATGGCCATGAAGCCATTGAATaaactcaaagtcaaagtaaattttattatcaaagtacatatatcaccatttacaactgtgagattcattttcctatgagcatacacagcaaatctatggaacaaTCTATAGAATTTATCACAACAATGTCAATGTATATTTTAAGAAAACAATCTTGCCTGAAACTTGCTGGAGGTCCCAGTTGAGTAGTGGTTATTATATCATAGTTCCATGGTCAGGGACATTGAAAAAGTGTACACTGAACTGCAAAGCATCAGGTGAATATATAATGTGATCTAAGGTTGCATAACAACAACAATGTTGGAAATAATGTTGGCAGATAAGAAAAAACTAATCAGGGAAAATTGTAATTAAATGATTGCAACATGCTTATCAGTCTGTGCAGGATTGAGACATGACTTGTTGGtaattaagagagagagagatcacattTTAAATAATATACACACAAACCTTGAAATGGGATAGATTAATTTTCAACTTGAGCATAGGCATAAATGTAACCAGTAAGAAAGAAGCTAGATGAACCCTAGAGTGGTAAGGTAATACTTACTCAATGTAAAACTTTTATAAGGACCCAGTCTCCCACATTGCTGTTGATCCAAGCCAAGTGTACAACATGCTGCTGAGAAGATACTTAAAGtaaatttctgtttttgattTGGTTTGGTATGGATTTGAACTGAGAAGTGAATGAACGGTGTTAGTCTCAACCAGTTCTACTGCCTACGGGTGTCGTGCTCAGCCATTTCAATCGTGGCGGGCTGCATTATTTTGGGAGTCTCCAGTTATTGTGGGGCTGATGCAGTGGGTGGCATCTTTCTCGGTGCAGGTGCATTAGGTAGGTACAATTAATTTCACTCTGGTTCTATTGTTCTTTCAAAAGCTTGGCACCAATGTTAATACTCTCTCCTACTGTTAGACCTTATGTTAAATAAACTTTGGTTTATGtttaaatggaggagatgtgccGTGGCAATGTTCAATCTTCTCACGCTATTGACAGGATAGAGTAGCAGTCAGCACTGCActctacagtgccagtgatcaccgGTTGGGGTTCACTTCCCACtgcagactgtaaggagtttgcatgttctccttgtgattgtgtgggtttcctcccactttccaaagccgaatgggttagggttagggtttgtaagttgtgggcatgttttgTTGGCACCAGAAcggtggcaacacttgcaggctgtccctagcacattctcagactgtgccagtcattgacacaaaacaacatattacacagcaaacacggggaaatctgcaggtgctggaaattcaaacaacaacacacacaagatgctggtggaacatagcaggccaggcagcatctatagggagaagcgctgtcgacgtttcgggccgagacccttcatcaggactaaccgaaaggaaagatagtaagagatttgaaagtagtggggggagggggaaatgcaaaatgataggagaagaccggagggggtgggatgaagctaagagctggaaaggtgattggcaaaagtgatacagagctggaaaagggaaaggatcattggataggagacctcaggagaaagaaagtgggggggggggggtggaagcaccagagggagatggagaacaggcaaacaactaaatatgtcagggatgaggtaagaagggggaggaggggcattaacggaagttagagaagtcaatgttcataccatcaggttggaggctacccagccggtacataaggtgttgttcctccaacctgagtttggattcattttgacagtagaggaggccatggatagacatatcagaatgggaatgggacgtggaattaaaatgtgtggccactgggagatcctgctttctctggcggaccgagcataggtgttcagcgaaacggtctcccagtctgcgccgggtctcaccaatatataaaaggccacaccgggagcaccggacgcagtataccacaccagccgacacacaggtgaagtgtcgcctcacctggaaggactgtctggggccctgaatggtggtgagggaggaagtgtaagggcaggtgtagcacttgttccgtttacaaggataagtgccaggagggagatcggtgggaagggatgggggtgggggggaatgagtggacaagggagtcgcgtagggagcgatccctgtgaaaagcagaaagggggggagggaaaaatgtgtttggaaaAATATTACactctatgtttcgatgttttgatgttcatgtgacaaataaagctaatcttataaACTAATCTTATCCTACCTTATAAATCATTTTGTGCTTGTCATTTTAACATATAAATAACTCCCAGCATCTAGACTTGACATGTTCTCGCTCATTTCTTGGTGAAGTTCAGCTCATCAGGAGACTGTTTCAGACACCATCTGCTGTGATTCACCTTACTGTTATTGTTATTGCGTGCACATAATTACATCAGCAATGAACAAAGCATATTTTAGGATAGAATCGTAAAATGATACATAATTTACAAGAGAGAAGGAATCATTTAGCCCAGCATCTCTGCAATGAAGCACAATGACCTGATCCAGCCTTTGGAGACCTGCCAGGCACAGCTTGTCAGGATACACCCAAGCACAGTTTTAATATGATGAGGGTTTCTGCCTCTACTTCCAGTCTACCACTCTACAAATGAAAATGTTTTTTCTCATCTTCCTCTGATCCCTCCAGCAATTCCTTTGCATGTAGagatgcaaaacaaaaaaaaatctgcaagtCACTACCACCCTACGAGTGAAAATGTTTTGCCTGATCTTCCTCCAATCTTCCTCACAGTTACTGTGAATGCAGAGACACAAGAGAGAGCTGACGTTGTAATCTGAAGCAatctgcaggtcaagcagcattggcagcaggtggggggtggggggatagtaattgtcaatgttttgaatTGATACAGGATTTTAATCTAAAATCTTAGCAATTCCTTTGCCCCTACCCCACCACCCAGAGATGCTGCTCAGCCAGCTGAGTCATCCCAGCAGATTGCTTTTTGCTTCACATTCATGCTGCCTGGTTTTTGATGGCATTCCTGTTTTACTTAGTTTCAGCTCTCATACTTTATACACGTATATATATCAGTTTTAGTTTCACTTCCTTATTCCAAAGCAAATAGTTGGAAACTATCCGAACCTCCCTTATAGCTACAATATTTTTAGACTTGGCAAAAACAGGATCCAATGGTTATGATTTACATCCTGTGGAAATAAACCATTTTAGCAAGTATTTCAAAAGGTGTcttcatttcatttttatttctatAAACCACTTGCTGCCTCTGATTTTAATTATAATATAAACAGGGTACCATTTCAAGAGCCAGGTCTGCGTGGCCCAATTGCAAACCTAGCACTCAATGGCTGCTGGTTTACCCCTGACCTGATTCCAATTCTTGGTTCAACTCCAGCCAACTGCAGCTTCACACTTTCTCCCAGCCCAAACTCAGCACACCATCCTCAGGTTCACAGTCAGGGAACTTGGCTCATCTGTGCTTCAGTGTCATGTTCAGCTTGATTCTAGACCCAGACTCATGACTGGCTTTTCTCACAACACTGAGTTCATTACTAGCCCAGACCCATCCTCAGCCCTGGTCTCATCTCCAGCACAGAAGTGGTGTTGGTCTCAGTTCAGCTTTAGGCTCAACTCTGCCTTGATTCCAGCTCAATCCTCACTTGCTCGATGcatactgtaaacattgttcgaTCATCTACAAACATCCACACTTCTGAGTGGAAGGGAGATCATTAAATAAGTAGCTTCATTAATGGTTAGGCCTAGGATGTCAGTTTGAGGAATTCTTGCATTAATGCACTCGCTAGAAATGGGATGATTGATCTTAAACAACCACAACTATCTTAAGCTtctcttcttcttaactgcctatcacctctctctgttgcccctcctccttccctttctccaatggtctactctcttctcctatcaggttccttcttttacagccttttatcttttccacctatcacctcccagtttctctctTCATTCCTCGTCCCGTATCCACCTACCATCTCCCTCACCTAGCTTCACATCATCTTCCAGCTTgcacccctctcccccccctccaccctttctcactctggcttcttcccccttcctttccaatcctggtgaagggtcttgcccAAAAAGTCGAtcttttattcccctccattgatgctgcctaacttgctgagtgctctggatttcctgtatCTGTAGAATCTTTGTGTTTACAACCAATTTCTTTGTGCAAGGTATGGCTCCAACCATTGGAGTTCTTTCTCCTTGATGCACTCTTTGATTCAATGCTCAGTCAACTGTTGCTTAGATATGAAGTGCAATGATTCTAACCTCATGTCCTTTCAGAATCACTGGGAAACACCTTAAATACTGCTAAGACATTTCTTACAGGATAGCATCGTATGCATAAATTTGCAGTTAGCTTTAACTGTCTTTTAGAGAAAGGTTTTACAATACTTTTTGTGCCTTCACAATTTGCACACAAAATTTGCAAACTAAAATGACACACCAATTTCTGGCATTAACTTTGCATTTTGAAGTAAAGTCAATTTGAACAGAGTTCTCGTTCAGCTACAACAACAGTAAAGTAGAATGGACGAATGAAATAGAATTATGTCTGAGCTTTTTGGCATTTTTTGTTATATAATGGGAAAATGTGGAGCTTCTGCTCAGTGATGGTCTTTAGTGAAAAACACTCATAAGTATTCGCCTGAGGAATTGTCACATTCACAAGGTTAAAGTTGTGGCAGTAAAGCAACTGAATATTAATTGTCATGTTAGGATTTATTTCAATATTTTCAgtgtttatctttttttaaaccaTAAACAATCTTGCCTGGAGTTCCCTGGAGCTCTTTGCAGTCTGAGAGTTAAGTCATAGCTATGTGGTCAGGCGTAATGAAAATTATTTGTGGTGTAATCTTGTCTTAAATGCTTCAAATGATTATACGCTTTGATCACAGGAGAAACAGTGATGGAAAAAATGTTGAAAAATGACAGGCAATTAATTAGGGAAAATGTTAATGAAATATTTGCAATTTCTCTTTATCAAGTGGCATCTGTCGTGACTTGTTGAAGGTTTATGTTATAATTCCTTTAGTACTTGCAACAATAAAATGGAATGAAATAGAATATAGTCTGGAATAAATCAAACAGGAATTTCAGTCTGAAGATTGCTAACTTCAAATGGTAACTCTGTTTCTGCTCTCACATTTTATAGGACCATAAGTCCATTAGACATAGGAACACATTAGgtgatttggcccattgagtctgctgagAGTCCTTTTCCACTTGGCCTACCAAGCATTTCAGTATTTTCTATTTATATTTAATTTGCTTTATAGTTTCAATTACTGAGACCACCATTAAAAAATGAGTTATTTCAATTCTTGACTTTAAATTTCCTATGGCCTGGTGGGATTTGATTGGAGTCTTAGACTATGAagcctgtgctgtctttacgacagttatttagtttataatatttttgcttagtaattcattcgatagtattttctagttagaattagaagtgtttaaagtatattcattgcatgtaaaatatatcggcatgcgatgacgtcacatccggtttcgccgcgtcttgtgggaaagtaccggtttgaaattagcgcgagggtgggggctcaccacgaggcacacctgtgcagaagttgttttgcaggcattagaaatcacagtgagagcaacgctgtaagttaatagataatcgatatattgaactaagatgttaatgccgatcctgttagaagtaacgacggtcgataatgtttatgctttcgttagttaaagagttgcggatagtttgcatggaagtgtatttaaagtagtcaatggagcaggtaaactctccctgtatactgcaccttagtgtaatgtagttatagtcacctttgcaagtatttacaattgaaatgtgatattaaggaaggaacaaatactgtatcaatcttgtattgttttatcaacagttttcaccatatgttaatgtgaagagtgaacagtaaatggttaatcttattgcgatctggttcttattgactgtggtttatctcgacgtttaattcggcgtttcgttacacgcaaaggagaacgttacaaagcCAGTGACCTAACGGAATGCCACCAAATCATGAATTCACTCtcacatatacagtatgtctAATTACCTTCAGAGACTTCCTATGTTACTGGACTTCTCAATCCTTTATAACTTCAAGCAATTTGCTCCTTCCTAGATGTTGATTATGAATCATTCATGAAAGGAAAGATTGATGTGTGCAACGTATACCAATTCCCTGAATCAGAGGACTTACATTTTCTATCCAATCAGCTAAAATATGGAAACAATGCGGCTTTTGTTTGCATAAATAAATGTTTATTCAATTTCAAAGCTCCTCTGTGAATTGGGTTATCCTATTTACTCTGAAGCTATAAGCTGTGTAGCCTAGTTTGCTTTTCATTCTTCAGAATAACTTGCATAAAATTGTGATTCATTCATTAGTAATTTCACAGGTTCACATATAAAGTGATTTCACTTTGTTAAATGCTCCTCTGGGAGTGTTGCCTCAAAGATTGCCTCTAAGGTATTTTCTTTAATAATCacttatactttaaatcatctacATATGAACAGAATTCAAAACCAATTAATAGTTTACAGAATAAGTAGATGGGTAACTTTCCTCTGGCAAGAAGGTCAGTAACCTGGCCAAAGATTTAAAATAATTAAGAACTAGAACGAAATGAGGAAATCTTTTGCACAGAGAGCTGATAAAGACAGATATCTGAATGTGTGAATGATTCCAAATATGCAGGAAGTCTTAGAAGCTAATTGGAAATGTATTTAGAGTGAATTTATAGTTTGTTAATGTAGTGGTTTGCGTGGCAGAGTGgaggtacatctctaccaaaggaggtgggaGGGGCTCGtttcctccactagcctgcaggttactCTTGGACAGGGTTTAGAACTTGCTTAgcttcccacccccacctttcCACCAATTAGGGtctcgtgaagccatgggagcaggttgtGGATGGTCGTAATAGCAACTGGTGTATATcatgttacgaatgaggagcaactctgatgggcagaagggtgcaaagttgccccccccccctttggagaatcgcaaaatTGCTACTATTTCGGGTCTGatgcccaggaaatgagagagagacaatgcagagatacacaaaagtggaatgtctcctcctaacaaaagcagaacggaaccactgattactgctattgtctcttggagaaggattgtgtattgagtactgttctattcattgaaacccctcagggggcaaccagagtggtctggttgatgggttgcatcatcccaacctgattgacacctgagaccccgtgagtggggataaaagtaaggtcTTGTGAACAcacctcagacgcaccaggagagacgctacgagactgCTGGGAgcttgtgtgtgtccacccttgcctgggtgacgagtccgccATGGAgaaacggtctagctaaaggacggaggggtcatacatgaatggccacaacaacaacgcatcgatggatcaaaatcataaagtaaagtcggcaagtcaatagctctctctctctctctctctctctctctctctctctctctctctctccacagcgaccaacaactaccgcagcctgcatgaacagaactgaactttatatttccatcagacaactcattatcccttagacaatgatagagctatttcttattgattattattatattatatatattatacccacacttttaggtttagtattgatggcGTGTATTATCAGTATATTTGCATTgacattatttttgtgtatttttactaataaatactgttcaaagtagtatcatcagacttcaacggatactcctatctttgctggtaagatacccagttacggggttcgtaacaatcacaagacctggttatgtgaccactgatgccaggcagacaatctccgaagagtattgataatagctggggtcacccatcttgtactGACACTACCCAgcagtaggcaatgggaaaccattTCCAAAGAAAAAAttgacaagaacaatcatggttatggaGACCATGATAGCCTATGTCATAaaacacataataatgatgaaTGATCCCTGAACTGATAGTCTAAGACACCATTCAAAAGCCTATGGAATTTAAACTCAATTATTTAAATAAATCTAGCTTTAAAAAGTTGCCTCAGCAATGTGGTGAACACTTAACTAACTGATTCATTAATATAGGTATGTATAAATGTCAGCAAAGACAACATCCTTGGaactaataaataaaatataaattgtCAGTTAAGGGAGAAGATGTTGTCACTTAAATTGGACTGTCTTTTGAAGATCTGTTAGTTTGAATGATTCCTTTCTAGGTTGTAAAGTTCTATCATAAggattaccatttatttatttagggattctGCATGGCAACAGGGCCATGGAGGAGGCTGAGGACAACCGTGCAATGGGGAACTAGGAAGGTCTGAAGTGACACGTAACTGAAAGCTCAAGATGGCTGttgcagacagagtgtaggtgctctgCACAATGGTTGCTATTGTCTGCTTGGTCCCAGAATTCCTGCTTTACAAGCGTGGGCTCTGTATCAGGCCTTATGCTAGAAATGCATTTGAAGATTCCTTCAGGAGGTATAAAGAAAAGATGAAAGGTATTTATCATCTTTCTTCGGTCTAAGACCCATCAAAGGCAGGCACGGATTTAGGATGACAACCTATAAAGTGCCTCCAATTACTACTCCCTGCATCTAACTTCTGTGATATTAATTTTATGACTATCATTAGATAGGTCAGGCTTTCAAATTACAACTCCCTTGAATTTGGCCGATCAAGGGTGCTGTTTTGAATGACAAGAGGACTGGAGCAACTAATTAGTGGAGGCTGGAGCTACATTTACTGATTAGTATAGATAAGCTCAAACACTAAATAATACATTATGGCCCTGGATTTGTAATTAGAATGGATGACTGAGTGTGGGAGCAGTGTGATGACTGATTAACATCATTAAGTCAGGGGCTCCATAAGTTAGAGTGGGTGGAAAGGCCTGAATTGTTGATTGGTTCAGTGGACTAGCCCTTTGGATAAAAAGTGGCTTGCATTATTTGTAAGGTACGGAATGACAAGTCTGCCATAAACAACTTAGACATTTTTTTGAATGTAATACGCATATGCCACTGCATTAGCCACACTTAACATGATTACAGTTCCAGAGGATCTGTATTTGCACCAAATTTACTATCTGTAAGAATATTGAAGTGATCAGTTAACAAGCTCTCCGATTTGTCCTAGTCGGTCAGTTTCCATTTGTTTCTTGGAGGAGGAAGTATTCTAATTAATTACTTAAAAAGGGAAAAGAAGATTATTTTACAGTTGATAGCA
The nucleotide sequence above comes from Hypanus sabinus isolate sHypSab1 chromosome 11, sHypSab1.hap1, whole genome shotgun sequence. Encoded proteins:
- the kncn gene encoding kinocilin; translated protein: MNGVSLNQFYCLRVSCSAISIVAGCIILGVSSYCGADAVGGIFLGAGALGLTISIFPFIRTWMEYNRVLPFLGNMRVHPQQTNNNPELASVSYAREG